One genomic segment of Suncus etruscus isolate mSunEtr1 chromosome 15, mSunEtr1.pri.cur, whole genome shotgun sequence includes these proteins:
- the LOC126029664 gene encoding U2 small nuclear ribonucleoprotein auxiliary factor 35 kDa subunit-related protein 2-like, translating to MAASEIVLPEKLSHKKYRAALKKEKRKKRRQELARLRDAGLAQEEEEEEALDEEKQLEEERLREIERQRLHQEWLLREEKAQEEFRLKKEREEAIRKRQEEQERKLKAEWEEQQRKEREEEEQKKQEKREREEAGQKMLERAENELENGTTWQNPEPPPDTRVMEKDRAHCPFYNKTGACRFGDRCSRKHTVPTSSPTLLIKSMFTTFGMEQCRRDDYDPDAGLEYSEEETYQQFLDFYHDVLPEFKNVGKVVQFKVSCNLEPHLRGNVYVQYQSEEECRAALTLFNGRWYAGRQLHCEFCPVTRWKMAICGLFEIQQCPRGKHCNFLHVFRNPNNEFWEANRDIHLSPERTGSSGKNLDRRDRMGHHDDYYSRTRRRRSPSPGHAYKRKGETGKKRRSSHRERRSPKSSRSHERHGSRNRRSRRARSHSRGRRKASRSRRPSHSRSRSRSHSRGRRQSRSGKQSQSRSWSGSHSRSRSRSRSFSRSRSRGRRKSKSRSRDRTVPSPKSK from the coding sequence ATGGCAGCGTCGGAGATAGTTCTTCCGGAGAAACTAAGTCACAAAAAATACCGTGCGGCCCTGAAGAAGGAGAAACGCAAGAAACGGCGGCAGGAACTGGCACGCCTGAGAGATGCAGGACTCGcccaagaggaggaagaggaggaggccctggatgaagaaaaacaactcgAAGAGGAGAGGCTGCGGGAGATAGAGAGGCAAAGGTTGCATCAGGAGTGGTTGCTGCGGGAGGAGAAGGCCCAAGAAGAATTCAGATTgaagaaggagagggaagaggccATTCGCAAACGGCAGGAAGAACAGGAGAGAAAACTGAAGGCAGAATGGGAAGAACagcagaggaaagagagagaggaggaagagcagaAGAAGCAGGAGAAGCGAGAAAGAGAGGAGGCCGGCCAGAAGATGCTGGAACGAGCTGAGAACGAGCTGGAAAACGGCACCACGTGGCAAAACCCAGAACCACCCCCGGACACGAGAGTGATGGAGAAAGATCGAGCTCACTGTCCGTTCTACAATAAGACCGGAGCGTGCAGATTTGGGGATCGGTGTTCCCGGAAACACACGGTCCCCACCTCGAGTCCCACCCTTCTCATTAAAAGCATGTTCACCACCTTCGGCATGGAACAGTGCCGACGGGACGACTACGACCCGGACGCCGGCTTGGAGTACAGCGAAGAGGAGACCTACCAGCAGTTCCTGGACTTTTATCACGACGTGCTGCCCGAATTCAAGAACGTGGGCAAAGTGGTCCAATTCAAGGTCAGCTGCAACTTAGAACCTCACTTGAGGGGCAACGTCTACGTGCAGTATCAGTCAGAAGAGGAGTGTCGAGCCGCCCTTACTCTGTTTAACGGACGCTGGTATGCAGGCCGCCAGCTGCACTGTGAATTCTGCCCAGTGACCCGCTGGAAAATGGCCATCTGTGGCCTGTTCGAAATCCAGCAGTGTCCCCGAGGGAAACACTGCAACTTCCTTCATGTCTTCCGAAATCCCAACAACGAATTCTGGGAAGCCAACCGAGACATTCACTTATCTCCGGAGCGGACTGGGTCATCCGGAAAGAACTTGGACAGGAGAGACAGGATGGGCCACCACGACGACTACTACAGCCggaccaggaggaggaggagcccgAGTCCTGGCCACGCTtacaaaagaaaaggggagacTGGGAAGAAGAGGCGGAGCAGTCACCGGGAAAGGAGATCCCCCAAATCCTCCCGAAGCCACGAAAGGCACGGCTCGAGGAATCGGAGGAGCAGGAGAGCACGCAGCCACAGCCGTGGCCGCAGGAAAGCCAGCCGCAGTCGGAGGCCCAGCCACAGCCGCAGCCGCAGTAGGAGCCACAGCCGTGGCCGGAGGCAGAGCCGGAGTGGAAAACAGAGCCAGAGCCGAAGCTGGAGTGGTAGCCACAGCCGCAGCCGCAGTCGTAGTCGCAGCTTCTCAAGGTCCAGGAGTCGTGGTAGGAGGAAATCCAAATCGAGGAGTAGAGACAGAACTGTTCCCAGTCCCAAATCCAAATAA